A region from the Malus domestica chromosome 07, GDT2T_hap1 genome encodes:
- the LOC103413683 gene encoding protein SOSEKI 1-like isoform X1 produces the protein MSQESQRSTLTDGFDDANAIKLKPKGERQEHNHSAAGRDKLESSFFYSNFLLKRKKKIINKDEDAKELASSTTPSSFSSSASSSSSSSYSPSQQTPLANGSTKRHSSASSNMFRNLITCGAVDTNDAVVVMLNRANKTSNKSNSRQDSIKADHRISKGDHKSEGRSTGVFGTCRNPQELPQQPRTATRKSYDGQKDATKQQKEGEFSGQKAASAAYRPVGRPHCSLGNGLPARIRLNNNQTTSVQGLQCFSSNQVPTNWQCRKLFKPERLHSHMKSCRGVKAETKILEMGSRTSNSEESASAFLT, from the exons ATGAGCCAAGAATCACAGAGGTCTACTTTGACCGATGGATTCGATGATGCGAATGCCATCAAACTGAAACCCAAAGGAGAACGACAAGAACACAACCACTCAGCAGCTGGCAGGGACAAGTTAGAAAgctcttttttttattccaaCTTTTtattgaagaggaagaagaagattatTAACAAGGACGAAGACGCCAAAGAATTGGCTTCTTCTACAACTccgtcttctttttcttcctctgcttcttcttcttcttcgtcttcataTTCACCGTCTCAGCAGACGCCATTGGCAAATGGTAGTACTAAGAGACATTCAAGTGCATCTTCCAACATGTTCCGCAATTTGATTACTTGTGGTGCTGTCGACACAAATGACGCTGTTGTGGTCATGTTGAATCGAGCCAATAAAACTTCCAACAAGTCTAACAGCAGACAAGACAGTATCAAGGCTGATCATCGTATTTCAAAAGGAGATCACAAGTCGGAAGGTAGGTCAACCGGAGTTTTTGGGACTTGCCGGAACCCACAGGAGCTGCCGCAGCAACCCCGCACTGCTACTAG GAAAAGCTATGATGGACAGAAAGATGCGACCAAGCAGCAAAAAGAGGGCGAGTTCAGTGGCCAAAAAGCGGCTTCTGCTGCTTACAGGCCCGTCGGTCGCCCGCATTGCTC GTTAGGTAATGGCTTACCGGCTCGTATTAGACTAAATAACAATCAAACCACATCAGTACAAGGCCTGCAGTGTTTTTCTTCCAATCAAGTACCAACTAACTG GCAGTGCAGGAAGCTGTTTAAGCCAGAAAGATTGCACTCACACATGAAATCGTGCAGAGGAGTGAAAGCTGAAACGAAGATACTTGAAATGGGATCAAGAACTTCAAACTCAGAGGAATCAGCTTCAGCTTTCTTGACCTGA
- the LOC103413683 gene encoding protein SOSEKI 1-like isoform X2 — MSQESQRSTLTDGFDDANAIKLKPKGERQEHNHSAAGRDKLESSFFYSNFLLKRKKKIINKDEDAKELASSTTPSSFSSSASSSSSSSYSPSQQTPLANGSTKRHSSASSNMFRNLITCGAVDTNDAVVVMLNRANKTSNKSNSRQDSIKADHRISKGDHKSEGRSTGVFGTCRNPQELPQQPRTATRKSYDGQKDATKQQKEGEFSGQKAASAAYRPVGRPHCSQCRKLFKPERLHSHMKSCRGVKAETKILEMGSRTSNSEESASAFLT; from the exons ATGAGCCAAGAATCACAGAGGTCTACTTTGACCGATGGATTCGATGATGCGAATGCCATCAAACTGAAACCCAAAGGAGAACGACAAGAACACAACCACTCAGCAGCTGGCAGGGACAAGTTAGAAAgctcttttttttattccaaCTTTTtattgaagaggaagaagaagattatTAACAAGGACGAAGACGCCAAAGAATTGGCTTCTTCTACAACTccgtcttctttttcttcctctgcttcttcttcttcttcgtcttcataTTCACCGTCTCAGCAGACGCCATTGGCAAATGGTAGTACTAAGAGACATTCAAGTGCATCTTCCAACATGTTCCGCAATTTGATTACTTGTGGTGCTGTCGACACAAATGACGCTGTTGTGGTCATGTTGAATCGAGCCAATAAAACTTCCAACAAGTCTAACAGCAGACAAGACAGTATCAAGGCTGATCATCGTATTTCAAAAGGAGATCACAAGTCGGAAGGTAGGTCAACCGGAGTTTTTGGGACTTGCCGGAACCCACAGGAGCTGCCGCAGCAACCCCGCACTGCTACTAG GAAAAGCTATGATGGACAGAAAGATGCGACCAAGCAGCAAAAAGAGGGCGAGTTCAGTGGCCAAAAAGCGGCTTCTGCTGCTTACAGGCCCGTCGGTCGCCCGCATTGCTC GCAGTGCAGGAAGCTGTTTAAGCCAGAAAGATTGCACTCACACATGAAATCGTGCAGAGGAGTGAAAGCTGAAACGAAGATACTTGAAATGGGATCAAGAACTTCAAACTCAGAGGAATCAGCTTCAGCTTTCTTGACCTGA